One part of the Quercus lobata isolate SW786 chromosome 7, ValleyOak3.0 Primary Assembly, whole genome shotgun sequence genome encodes these proteins:
- the LOC115954308 gene encoding DNA topoisomerase 6 subunit A, with protein sequence MADKGKRKRRRAEADSDEETRLPFKNKLKPDSAILEILKDLTAATAAASSSSSKTLTLADIDLDAKCREVSELNLLSVQSEIESQILKIARSILAGNGFGFDVPSRSATNQLYVPELDRIVLKDKTTLRPYANISTVRKTTITTRIIQLVHQLCAKNIHVTKRDLFYTDVKLFQDQSQSDTVLDDVSCILGCTRSSLNVIAAEKGVVVGRLIFSDNGDMIDCTKMGMGGKAIPPNIDRVGDMQSDALFILLVEKDAAYMRLAEDRFYNRFPCIIITAKGQPDVATRLFLRKMKMELKLPVLALVDSDPYGLKILSVYGCGSKNMSYDSSNLTTPDIKWLGVRPSDLDKYKIPEQCRLPMTEQDIKTGKDLLEEDFVKKNPGWVEELSLMVKTKQKAEIQALSTFGFQYLSEVYLPLKLQQQDWL encoded by the coding sequence ATGGCGGATAAGGGCAAAAGGAAACGCCGCCGTGCCGAAGCGGATTCCGACGAAGAAACCCGACTCCCATTCAAGAACAAACTAAAACCCGACTCCGCCATCCTCGAAATCCTGAAAGACCTCACCGCAGCCACCGCCGCCgcatcctcctcctcctccaaaaccctaaccctagccGACATCGACCTAGACGCCAAATGCCGCGAAGTCTCCGAGCTCAACCTCCTCTCCGTCCAATCCGAAATCGAATCCCAAATCCTCAAAATCGCCCGCTCCATCCTCGCCGGCAACGGCTTCGGCTTCGACGTCCCGTCCCGCTCCGCCACCAACCAGCTCTACGTCCCCGAGCTCGACCGCATCGTGCTAAAAGACAAAACCACCCTCCGCCCTTACGCCAACATCTCCACCGTCCGCAAAACCACCATCACCACCCGCATTATCCAGCTCGTCCACCAGCTCTGCGCCAAGAACATCCACGTCACCAAGCGTGACCTCTTCTACACCGACGTCAAGCTCTTCCAAGACCAATCGCAATCCGATACCGTCCTCGACGACGTCTCCTGTATTCTCGGCTGCACTCGATCGAGCCTCAACGTGATCGCCGCCGAGAAAGGCGTCGTCGTCGGGAGGCTGATTTTCAGTGACAATGGCGATATGATTGATTGCACGAAAATGGGAATGGGCGGGAAGGCGATACCGCCTAATATTGATCGAGTTGGGGATATGCAGAGTGATGCTCTGTTTATTCTCTTGGTTGAGAAGGATGCTGCTTATATGAGATTAGCTGAGGACCGGTTTTATAATCGATTTCCGTGTATAATTATCACGGCTAAGGGCCAGCCTGATGTGGCTACCAGGTTGTTTTTGAGGAAAATGAAGATGGAGTTGAAGCTTCCTGTTCTTGCTCTTGTGGATAGTGATCCATATGGGTTGAAGATTTTGTCGGTTTACGGGTGTGGTTCGAAGAATATGTCTTATGATAGTTCAAATTTGACTACGCCGGATATTAAGTGGCTGGGGGTTAGGCCGAGTGATTTGGATAAGTATAAGATACCGGAGCAGTGTAGGTTGCCGATGACAGAGCAGGATATTAAGACCGGGAAGGATTTGCTGGAGGAGGATTTCGTGAAGAAGAATCCCGGGTGGGTTGAGGAGTTGAGTTTGATGGTGAAGACAAAGCAGAAGGCGGAAATTCAGGCACTGAGTACGTTTGGGTTTCAGTACTTGTCTGAGGTTTACTTGCCGCTGAAGCTGCAGCAGCAGGATTGGCTGTGa